AATTGCTGGTAAAATTGTTCCATGAAGGAGTGCCATTTATTGGAGGCCAACAGTGGGATGGGGTTGGGGGGCATTGTACCGGCGGTGATTACAAACAGGTTCTCCTGTTGGGGGCATGATTTAATAACCTCCTCCAGGGTTATGTTGTCAGTGACGAGTTGACTTAGGCCAGTTTGGTTGTCTAGGCCAAAATAAGAGTGGACTGAAGGTACACGCATGTCGGTGTCTACCAGTAGGACTTTTTTGCCCATCATTGCCGCAGCTTTTGCTAGGCCTACTGCTGTGGAGGTCTTGCCTTCTTGGGGAAATGTGGCACTGATGACAATGCTATTAATGGGCTTATCGGCACTTAACAGACTGATATTAGTGTATAGATGGCAGTAGCTATCTAATGTGAGATTAAAGGCCTCTGAGAGAGTTTGCGGCGAAATTAGACCTTTTTTCCGGGCTTTTTTGTGGTTTCCGGGAAAGAGGACAGCCAGATTTTTGTTGTAAGGACAAGTCCCCAACAGAGGCAATCTGATAGTATTTTTGATTTCTTCAAGACTTCTGAA
The sequence above is a segment of the Geminocystis sp. M7585_C2015_104 genome. Coding sequences within it:
- a CDS encoding CpsD/CapB family tyrosine-protein kinase, whose amino-acid sequence is FRSLEEIKNTIRLPLLGTCPYNKNLAVLFPGNHKKARKKGLISPQTLSEAFNLTLDSYCHLYTNISLLSADKPINSIVISATFPQEGKTSTAVGLAKAAAMMGKKVLLVDTDMRVPSVHSYFGLDNQTGLSQLVTDNITLEEVIKSCPQQENLFVITAGTMPPNPIPLLASNKWHSFMEQFYQQFDFVIYDSPPLTVFPDAKTIAPQTDGLVLVLGMGLARRPAVQQVLNDLQVSRITVLGLVVNGLKRDFNHSYGHAYGYGYGYGYGYGSSAQVQQ